GCATCCTGAGCTTGGGCTGACAACGCAGCAGCTGATGCATAATATCCGGTTCAGCTCGGTGAATGGTACGCAGGTGGTTACCATCTCTTATCTGGACACGGATTACAAAAGAGCGGCGCAAGTCGTTAATACCGTTTCTTATGTGTTCCAGCAGCAGATTCCGCTCATCATGAAGGTCGACAACGTGTATATCCTTCATACCGCCGACTCCAACGATCAGCCGGTGAAGGTGAAGCCGGAGACCAAGCTAAACATTGCTATCGGATTTGTCGCCGCCTTCCTGCTGTCGATCACGCTGGTACTGGCTCTTAATTACTTTGACGATACATTACGGACGGAAAGCGACGTGGAACGGTATCTTGGCCTTCCTACGCTGGCAGCCATACCGAATATTAAGCAAGGCGATCTGAAGCCGAAGGCGCTGGCCATAGGCAAAACCACGATAGGAAAGGAGGGGGAGAAAAACAATGTCTCGCAGTGATCTTAAGCTTCGCCCGGTCGTTGCCGATGCCAACCCGACCTCCCCGATCTCGGAGGCTTACCGTACCTTGCGTACGAACCTGCAATACGCTGAGACGGACCGTCCGCTGCAGCTTCTGATGGTCACCTCGGCGGGTCCGGAAGAGGGCAAGTCGACAACCATTTTGAATCTGGCCGTTACTTATGCGCAGATGGAGCGGCGCACCATACTGGTGGATGCCGATCTTCGGAAGCCAACGTCTCATTACAACTTTGGACTCAGCAACCGGACGGGACTGTCGCATGTGTTATCCGGGCAGGCCGACCTCAGTGAAGTCATCAAGGAAACCCGCATTAAGGGACTGGATGTGCTGCCTTCCGGGCCGGTACCGCCAAATCCTTCGGAGCTTCTGGGATCTTCCCGGATGGAAGAACTGCTTGGAAAGCTTCGCGAGCAGTACGATATGGTGCTGATCGATACTCCGCCGGTTCTGGCCGTAGCGGATGCGCAGGTTGTCGCAAACAAATGCGACGGCGTACTGCTGGTCGTCAATGCGCGCACCGGCAAAAAGCAGCATGCCATCAAAGCGAAAAATGCCCTGAAGTTCGTACAGGCCAGAATCGTTGGCATCGCGCTTAACCAGACCGCTCATCGCGAAGCGGGACCTTATTACGAATATGTCGATCGGACGTGAGACGAATCAGACTCTAAAGCAGAACCATATATAGATAAACACAAAGGGAAAAGCTGATGCTTACGAAGTATGAATTACCACAAACGTAGCTTTGTTACCTTTGGTACAGTAATTCATTTTAGGAGGAATTAATAATGCGGGCTCATTATCGGACAAAAGTTATTGTGGCGGGGGATCTGGCAGCCGTGCTTGCCAGCTTCGCCATCGCGTACGCGCTTGAACCTTCGGTGCCTCAAGGCGGGGCCGTTGCATGGTTGTCCTATGCAGCGTTAGCGGCAGTCGTTGGCTTCTGGCGGCTCCACCGGCTCCGTCTTCACCGCCGGATCTGGCAGTATACCGGTATTTCGGACATGCTTTGCCTGCTGCAGGTTGCCCTGATCTCGGCTGTTGTTCCGTTTGCTGCCTGGTGGGTGATGCAGGGAGAAGCTCATCCGCTGCTTATGCTGCATCACGCGGCAGGCACTTTCCTGCTGCTTACCGCTCCGCGCCTTGCATGGCGTATCTTTTGCGATAAATACAGCGTGAGAAAACCGGCCGGCGGCCGCCGCGCGCTAATTATCGGAGCAGGAAGCTGCGGGACCTTGATCGCGAAGGAAATGATGCAGAACGACGGCGTTAGCGTAACGCCGGTAGGATTTATTGATGACGACCCGTACAAGCACCGGATGGATATCCTGGGGCTGCAGGTTCTTGGCAACCGCAAGGAGATTGCTTGTGTTGTGGAATCGCATCATATCGACGAGATTATTATCGCGATGCCTTCGGTATCGAAGACGCAAATCTCCGAGCTGGTTAACCTTTGCAAAACAACAAAAGCGAAGCTGAAGATCGTTCCGGATCTTCAGGATATGATTGATAACCGCGGCGCGGCAGGCCGCATGCGCGATGTCAGCGTAGAGGACCTGCTTGGCCGGGACCCGATTCGTACCGATCTCGAGCACATTGCCGGATACGTACAGGAAAAAGTCGTTCTAGTAACGGGAGCGGGCGGTTCGATCGGCTCCGAGCTTTGCCGCCAGATCGCGCCTTTCAAACCAAGCAAGCTGCTGCTTCTTGGCCATGGCGAGAACAGTATCTACACGATTGAAATGGAAATGCGCAGCGCATTCCCGCAACTGGCTATCGAGACGGTTATCGCCGATGTACAGGACCGCACGCGGATTGACGCAGTGTTTGCCAAATTCAAGCCGCAGGTTGTCTTCCATGCCGCAGCGCATAAGCATGTGCCGCTGATGGAACGCAACCCGGCGGAAGCCATTAAGAACAACGTATTCGGAACAAAAAACGTCGCCGAATGCGCAGACGCGTACGGAGCGGAACGCTTCGTGCTGATCTCGACGGATAAAGCCGTTAACCCGACAAGCGTAATGGGTACAACCAAGCGGATCGCCGAGATGTTTATTCAATCCCTCGACATGCACAGCAATACGAAGTTTGTAGCCGTACGTTTCGGCAACGTGCTTGGCAGCCGCGGCAGCGTTATTCCGCGCTTCAAGGACCAGATTGTCAAAGGCGGTCCGGTGACGGTTACCCATCCGGAGATGGTGCGGTATTTCATGACGATACCGGAAGCCGTTCAGCTCGTTATTCAAGCGGGCTCGTTCGCCAAGGGCGGCGAGGTATTTATCCTCGATATGGGCAAGCCGGTCAAGATTTACGATCTGGCCGTCGACCTGATCCGTTTGTCGGGCTACGAACCGCATGTCGATATCGACATTACGTTCTCCGGCATGCGCGAGGGCGAGAAGCTGTATGAAGAGCTGCTGACGAATGAAGAAGGTCTTTCTTCCACGAAGCATAACCGGATCTTTATCGGCAGACCTGTACAGCTCAACCGTAAAGAGCTTGATTTCGAGATTCGCAAGATGGAAAAGGTACTCGGCCAGCATCCGGATGATATCCGCGCGGTTCTGCAGCATCTGGTACCAACCTACCGCAATGGCAGCGCAACGGCTGCCGGCTAACCCAGTTAACTAATGTTTTTGAGGAGTGTGCAGCATGAAACTCGGCGGTAAGGAGGGCAGCGCCTCAAGCGCAAGCACGGGCGCGGGCTCCATTCGAACGCTAATTACTTCGCGGCTCAGCCGGGGAGGAGGCGCCAGCTTCCTGATCAACTCCGTTGGGATGGGGCTGGCAATGCTGCTTCAGATTGCGCTTGCCCGGCTGCTCGGCGTTCAAGATTACGGAATATATGCTTTTGTAACGACGGTCGTAACGTTTATGGTTTTCCCGGCGAAGCTTGGCTTTGATACCGCAACGGTAAAGCTTGTCTCCGCCTATCGGGTGAAAGGGGACTGGCCGCTGATCAAAGGGCTGCTTCGCCGGAGCAATCAGATTGGCTTCACGCTCTCCGTTCTTGCCGCGCTTATCGGCATTGCCGTTGTTGCCTTGATGGACTGGGGCAGGGGCGGACAAAGCGGAAGCGAAGCCCACGCCAAGTCGATTGCTTATATCGCCGGCTTTGCCGCGATTCCGCTACTTACTCTCGCTACCTTGCGCCAAAGCGCGCTGCAGGCGATGAAGGATGCGTTATTCGCTCAAATGCCGGAGAAGATTATCCGCCCGGTGCTAACGATTGGTTTTGTCGCGGCACTTGGCGCTGCCGGCGTGAAGCTTGGCGCCGCGATGGCGCTGCTATGCTTCGCGATAGCAACGGCAGTCACCTACGTGATTGGCGCGATTGTGCTGAAGAAGCGGATTGGCACGCAGACGGCTGCGATCAAGCCGAACTACGAGACACGAGGCTGGCTGCGATTATCATCGTCGTTAATGATTAATGCCGGCATGTATTTGATTCTTGGACAATTAAACGTGTTAATGATGGGCTTTATGCGGGGAGAGACCGAGTCGGGCTTGTTCTCGGCAGCGGTCCGGCTGGCCGTCCTGGTGTCGTTTATGCTGACCGCCGTGAATATGACGGCATCGCCGCTTGTATCCGAAAAGTATGCAAAAGGCGACATGGCCGGTCTCCAGCGGGTATGCATCCGGACGGGACGGATCGGATTTGCTTTCGCAGCGGTTGTGTTTGCCTATTTCGTCGTACGTGGCCATTGGACGCTTGGACTGTTTGGTCCGGAGTTCACGAAGGCTTATCCGTCCCTGCTGATTCTGGCCTTCGGCCAGCTGTTTAGCGCTTATTGCGGGCAGAACGGCACCGTCGCTACGATGACCGGACGCCAGAACGCGCTCACCAAAGTGTTAATAGCCGCTGCGATCTTGAATGCGGCGCTTAATGCTTTGCTGATTCCAACAATGGGTATGCTTGGCGGGGCTCTCGCCTCTACGCTGTCGATTATCGTCTGGAACTCGGCGGCCGTGCTGCTGGTCAGACGCAAACCGGGCGTTCAGACGCTGGCTTGGGCGCCAAGCCTGTCATTCGCAAGAAAGAGGGGGAATTACTCGTGAAGAAAGTATTGCTGGCGGGGGTTCCGAAATCGCCGAATTTGGGCGATGGCCTCATCGCTTATACGTTAAACCGGATTATCTCCATGCGCGGCAAACATCAGGTTATTCATTTCGATCTGCTCGACGGCCGCTGCGATCAATCGATGCCGATCTACTCGGCCCGGGGAGGGCTGCATTATGCGTTAGCCGGCCCTCCGGCATCGGCGGCCGCGCAATATGCTTCGGCACCGGCCGTGAAGCTGAACAGCGCCGGCTCAAGCAAGAAGATGACGCCGGATTTGCTCCGGCGCCTGAAGGCGTATTGGATTCATCGCAGCAAGAACGAGAAGCTGAACCGCGAGCTTCAGCAGGCTGTTGAGGAGTCGGAAGCAGTATTTATCGGGGGCGGGCATCTGCTCATCGATACGTACTGGACGTTCCCATTGGCTGTCCGCCGCGTAGCGGATGAGGCGAAGCGCCAAGGCAAGCCGCTTCATATTTTGCTTGTTGGCGCGCGCGGGCCTTGGAGCACCCAGGCCAAACGCTGGCTGCTTGGGGCTTGCCGCTATGCCACGTCGATTGCGGTGCGGGATGAAGATTCACGGCGGTTCCTGATTGATCTTGATCCGAAGCTTGCGGTCAAGACGGTTACTTTAGCCGACCCCGCACTGTTCACGCCGGAGGCCTTTGGCTTGACGGAGGCAGCGGCGGGGCAGGAGAAGCCAGGGAGGCGAAAGGTTGGCCTTGGCGTAATGGATCCGCATGAGATGAACCGTCACTGCGAGCTCCGCTGGGAGCGCGAGGCTTGCGCCGATTGGTGGCTGCAGGCGGCAAAGGTCGCAATTGGAGCGGGCCATAACGTTAGCTTCTTCACCAACGGCGCGGCATCGGATAACGCGTTTGTCGAGGAGTTTGTGAAGCCGCGTCTGGCTGGGCTGAAGGGCGTCGAGTTCACTCCGTATCCGACAACGGTAGAACAGCTGGTCGGCACGATTGCTGCCTGCGATACCGTTATTGCGCAGCGGCTTCATGCTTGCATTCCTTCGCTTGCAATGGGCAAGCCGACGTACGGTCTGATCTGGGACCGGAAGCTTGAGAATATTTTCGCCGATCTGGGCATGAAGAGCCAACTGATCGACTTCCGCGAGAGCAGGCAGCAGCTTGCCGCGGCGGTGGACGGCCGGATGGCGGACTCGGGACCGGCCATTGACGCTAAGAAGCTGCAGCTCTATGAACATATCGGGAGAATACTGCCATGAGCCATACCAAAATCAAAGTGCTGCATGTCGTTGGACGCATGCATCCCGGCGGCATTGAAACGCTGCTGATGAATGTATACCGGAACATAGACCGGGACAAATATGAATTTCATTTTGCCGTACAGTCGCCGGAGCCTTCCTTCTACGATGACGAGATTCGGGCGCTGGGGGGAACCATCTTCGTTCAGCCGCCGCCAAAGGACGGAATCCGTTCCTTCCGCAAGCAGCTGACGGCTAACATGAACAAATACGGTCCTTACGCCGCGGTACACAGTCATGTATTCGGCTTCAGCGGTTATGTGCTTAAGCTGGCGGACAAGCTTGGCGTGCCGGTGCGGATCAGTCACAGTCACAACACGAGCGACAGCAAGTCAACATCGCTGGTTCGCAATCTGTACCGCTCTTATATGCGCAGCCTGATCAGCCGCCACTCGACCAATATGCTGGGCTGCTCTCGGGCGGCATGCGAGTCTCTCTTCGGAAACGGCTGCTGGAAGGACGGACGCGTGGACGTGTTCCCGAATGCCATTACGCTGGCTCCTTACGAGTCGCTTGTACAGGAGAACCGCGAGGAGCTTCGCCGCCGCTTTGGCGCGGCAGAGGATGAACTGCTGATTGGCCATATCGGCCGGTTCAGCAAGCAGAAGAATCACGCACTGCTGCTGGACAGCTTCGCAAGCCTGGTGAAGCAGCATCCGAAGTCCCGTCTTCTGCTCTGCGGAGACGGACCGCTGCGGCCGGAGATGGAAGAGAAGGCGCGCGGGCTTGGGATAGCGGACAAAGTCAACTTTCTTGGGCTCCGCAAGGATGTACCGGAGCTGCTAGGGGCGCTTGATGCCTTTGTCTTGCCGTCGCTCTATGAGGGACTTGGCATCGTGCTCATTGAAGCGCAGGCTGCTGGCGTGCCGTGCCTGATCTCCGAGACGGTACCGAGAGAAGCGGATCTGCGAATCGGCTTAATCGAGCGACTTGCGCTAAATGACCCGCCGGAGCGCTGGGCGGAAGCAATGGCCAGCATCGGCGAGCGAAGAGCCCGGGGCGGCGGGGAATGGCAGGAAAGAGCGGCAGCGCTGGGCGAGCGCGGCTACGATATCCGCGTAAGCGCGGAAAAGCTGGAGCGTCTGTATGCAGGCTGACCGTTTAGTCGATACGCGGAAAATCATGCTGGTCGGTTATTCCGTTCTGCTGATACTGACGGCGAAGTGGGCTTTTGCCGCGGATGAAAGGCTCTCGCTTATACTTTACAGCGGGCTGCTGCTGCCGTTCTTCGTGCTCATGCGCTGGCCGAATGCGCCGGTGCTGCTAATGGTGAGCTTTACGGCTACGCTGGCGGGCAAAGCGATTTATGCGGCAACCGTTAATCCGCTGGCTGGGCCGGACGAGATCCACTATTACGAGCAGGTGACAACCTTCGAGAAGCTGTCGCAATTTATGCCGTATGCCATGGAGCAGATTCAGACCAGCTGGATGAACATCTCCGCGTACCCGGTGTTTGGCCTGCTGTATATGCCATTCTTCAAATGGCTGGAGCTGGACGATCCGCTGGCGATTATTTTGTTCAATACGGTGCTGCTCATTCTGATCGTCAACAGCACGTATAAGCTGAACGCAAGCCGCTTCGGGTACGAGCTTCCGGATCCGGAGAACGCGAGGCAGCCTTTTATTATCGTCTCGGTGGTTGGATTAATGCTTAGTCCGTCGCTGATGTACATGTCCTCCTTGTTCGCAAAAGACATTACCTGCGTATGGCTGGGACTGCTTGGGGCACAGCTGCTCGTTCGCAAGAGATGGCTGCTGTTCATCCTTGTCATCCTCTACGCGACGGGGCTGAGAGATTACGCGATTATCTATACGCTGAGTTTTTACTTCTTGTACACCCAGAAGGTCCGCACTTCTCTGTGCGTCATGGCGGGTGCGGCTGGTCTCTTGTTCCTGCAAATCGGGCCGCTTGGCATCATTAACGCTACGATGCTGTCGATCTTCCTGTTCATCAGTCCGAATCCGATCAACTTCAGCAACTGGGAGCCGGAGCTGCTGCTTCGGACACTGGAAGCGGTGTTTATGGGCATTATCCTCATGATCTCGGTCTATCAGGCGATCGTCTACAAGGAGACAAGAAAGTTTTATCTGATGGCAGCGGCGCTTATCTTCACCTACGCCTGCACGCTGGTACTAGTCGGTTATGTCACGATTACAGGCCGGGAACTGGACTATGGCGTCGGGACGATAGGGGACAACATGGTTCGCAAAAAGCTGCCGGTACTGCCGGTTCTCTATACGATTGCTGCCT
This region of Paenibacillus sp. JDR-2 genomic DNA includes:
- a CDS encoding YveK family protein, which produces MSSQLDLKEIVWLIRKKLWLVVLVTVLGASAAGAYSAWVMKPVYEAYTKLIVNSTAGQAGSFKLDLNMINTNLSLINTYKEIIKTPAIMDLVVKKHPELGLTTQQLMHNIRFSSVNGTQVVTISYLDTDYKRAAQVVNTVSYVFQQQIPLIMKVDNVYILHTADSNDQPVKVKPETKLNIAIGFVAAFLLSITLVLALNYFDDTLRTESDVERYLGLPTLAAIPNIKQGDLKPKALAIGKTTIGKEGEKNNVSQ
- a CDS encoding CpsD/CapB family tyrosine-protein kinase — encoded protein: MSRSDLKLRPVVADANPTSPISEAYRTLRTNLQYAETDRPLQLLMVTSAGPEEGKSTTILNLAVTYAQMERRTILVDADLRKPTSHYNFGLSNRTGLSHVLSGQADLSEVIKETRIKGLDVLPSGPVPPNPSELLGSSRMEELLGKLREQYDMVLIDTPPVLAVADAQVVANKCDGVLLVVNARTGKKQHAIKAKNALKFVQARIVGIALNQTAHREAGPYYEYVDRT
- a CDS encoding polysaccharide biosynthesis protein, with product MRAHYRTKVIVAGDLAAVLASFAIAYALEPSVPQGGAVAWLSYAALAAVVGFWRLHRLRLHRRIWQYTGISDMLCLLQVALISAVVPFAAWWVMQGEAHPLLMLHHAAGTFLLLTAPRLAWRIFCDKYSVRKPAGGRRALIIGAGSCGTLIAKEMMQNDGVSVTPVGFIDDDPYKHRMDILGLQVLGNRKEIACVVESHHIDEIIIAMPSVSKTQISELVNLCKTTKAKLKIVPDLQDMIDNRGAAGRMRDVSVEDLLGRDPIRTDLEHIAGYVQEKVVLVTGAGGSIGSELCRQIAPFKPSKLLLLGHGENSIYTIEMEMRSAFPQLAIETVIADVQDRTRIDAVFAKFKPQVVFHAAAHKHVPLMERNPAEAIKNNVFGTKNVAECADAYGAERFVLISTDKAVNPTSVMGTTKRIAEMFIQSLDMHSNTKFVAVRFGNVLGSRGSVIPRFKDQIVKGGPVTVTHPEMVRYFMTIPEAVQLVIQAGSFAKGGEVFILDMGKPVKIYDLAVDLIRLSGYEPHVDIDITFSGMREGEKLYEELLTNEEGLSSTKHNRIFIGRPVQLNRKELDFEIRKMEKVLGQHPDDIRAVLQHLVPTYRNGSATAAG
- a CDS encoding oligosaccharide flippase family protein, whose product is MKLGGKEGSASSASTGAGSIRTLITSRLSRGGGASFLINSVGMGLAMLLQIALARLLGVQDYGIYAFVTTVVTFMVFPAKLGFDTATVKLVSAYRVKGDWPLIKGLLRRSNQIGFTLSVLAALIGIAVVALMDWGRGGQSGSEAHAKSIAYIAGFAAIPLLTLATLRQSALQAMKDALFAQMPEKIIRPVLTIGFVAALGAAGVKLGAAMALLCFAIATAVTYVIGAIVLKKRIGTQTAAIKPNYETRGWLRLSSSLMINAGMYLILGQLNVLMMGFMRGETESGLFSAAVRLAVLVSFMLTAVNMTASPLVSEKYAKGDMAGLQRVCIRTGRIGFAFAAVVFAYFVVRGHWTLGLFGPEFTKAYPSLLILAFGQLFSAYCGQNGTVATMTGRQNALTKVLIAAAILNAALNALLIPTMGMLGGALASTLSIIVWNSAAVLLVRRKPGVQTLAWAPSLSFARKRGNYS
- a CDS encoding polysaccharide pyruvyl transferase family protein, which translates into the protein MKKVLLAGVPKSPNLGDGLIAYTLNRIISMRGKHQVIHFDLLDGRCDQSMPIYSARGGLHYALAGPPASAAAQYASAPAVKLNSAGSSKKMTPDLLRRLKAYWIHRSKNEKLNRELQQAVEESEAVFIGGGHLLIDTYWTFPLAVRRVADEAKRQGKPLHILLVGARGPWSTQAKRWLLGACRYATSIAVRDEDSRRFLIDLDPKLAVKTVTLADPALFTPEAFGLTEAAAGQEKPGRRKVGLGVMDPHEMNRHCELRWEREACADWWLQAAKVAIGAGHNVSFFTNGAASDNAFVEEFVKPRLAGLKGVEFTPYPTTVEQLVGTIAACDTVIAQRLHACIPSLAMGKPTYGLIWDRKLENIFADLGMKSQLIDFRESRQQLAAAVDGRMADSGPAIDAKKLQLYEHIGRILP
- a CDS encoding glycosyltransferase family 1 protein encodes the protein MSHTKIKVLHVVGRMHPGGIETLLMNVYRNIDRDKYEFHFAVQSPEPSFYDDEIRALGGTIFVQPPPKDGIRSFRKQLTANMNKYGPYAAVHSHVFGFSGYVLKLADKLGVPVRISHSHNTSDSKSTSLVRNLYRSYMRSLISRHSTNMLGCSRAACESLFGNGCWKDGRVDVFPNAITLAPYESLVQENREELRRRFGAAEDELLIGHIGRFSKQKNHALLLDSFASLVKQHPKSRLLLCGDGPLRPEMEEKARGLGIADKVNFLGLRKDVPELLGALDAFVLPSLYEGLGIVLIEAQAAGVPCLISETVPREADLRIGLIERLALNDPPERWAEAMASIGERRARGGGEWQERAAALGERGYDIRVSAEKLERLYAG